The Oryza glaberrima chromosome 5, OglaRS2, whole genome shotgun sequence DNA segment TGCCCCCTTTCCCAACccttctctctcgttttccgcacgcacgcttttcaaactgttaaatggtgtgttttttttaaaaagtttatatacgaaagttgcttaaaaaaatcaaattaattcatttttttaaaaaaattaataaatatttaattaattatgtgctaatggatcgctccatTTTCCATGTGCAGTGTTTGGGTTAGGAACTACCTCCTGCGAACACAGTCTCACCGGGAAGTACTGGACGGGCTCTTCCTCACCCTCGGTGCCGTCGCTCTGTACGGGGTCATCCTGCCGCTTGTCGAGCTCGCCTACAAgcacgccgccaccggcggccgtGCCGTCATGTATGCGCTGGTGATAGAGATGCAGCTGGTCATGGGCTTCTTCGCCACCGCGTTCTGTACCGTCGGCATGGTCATGGGCTCGCCGGCGTGCTGTGGGACCcgaagccgtcgccgccgcacccaagcctctccgccgcctcggcagccccgagcccgcgcgccgccacctggGTGAAGCTAAGACCCCTGGgagccgccgtcgacggccacGCACACCACCGTGGCCGCCAGCCCTAGCGCCAGCATCCCCATGCCCGTGCATGCAAGAGCAGAGagcgagagggaggaaggagagagagaatgaaagtggggcctacgtgggtcctacgctgactcagccgccacatcaGATAAAACCGGCTCAAAACCATTGAAGGATCTAAAGTAAACGGTTTTATAAGTTTAGAGatatcatatatctggttttgtggttgtgggacgattttgtatcacaatgacaagttgagggacctccggcaTACTTTTTCCTTCTCACTTCCGAACCATGAAGTTTTCAGGCCCAAACACTTGCAGCCATCAGCCCATACACCCAAACCCTCACAGCCCAGTAGCCCACGGCCCACCCCACCTCCCAAAACGGCAAAACCCTATACCCGCGAGGCCgcgagtgaaaaaaaaaaaaaaaaacttacaaccGCGACGGCCGCCATGGCCATGCTACTCCGGCGACCCCTCCGGGCCCTCACCCTCCCGCTCCTCCGCCcccacctctccaccgccgccgcggcggaggtgtTCCCCGCGGATCACCACCCGGACCTCCTGTCGCCGCCGTTCGGCTACCTCCCGGGCCACCCGCGGCCGGACGCGAAGCACGACGAGCTGATCCTCGCCGTGCCGCGGGCCTCCCCGGGACGCCACGTGGCGGCCAAGGAGCGGAAGGCCGGGCGGGTGCCGGCCATCGTGTTCGAGCAGGAGAACGGCCAGGAGGGGGGCAACAAGCGCCTCGTCTCCGTCCAGTCGAAGCAGATCCGCAAGCTCGTCGACCACCTCGGCCggtccttcttcctctcccgccTCTTCCGCCTCCAGGTCTGGTCCGAGCACGCCGGGCAGGGGGAGCTCATCGAGAGCGTCCGCGTCCTGCCGCGTAAGGTGGGTTCACTGTTATGTTGGCGCTGGCAAatgattcctttttttttttctgataggAATAGAGATTTCACGATAATGTAGTTTGTAAAATTTGCTTTCTTGAGTAATGGTTATACTGTGCATCATGATGAAGCCGTAAATCTTTCAGGTTTACATAGTTTAGATGTTTGTGATTTGAGTCAATAAGTTTATTTAGGATCATCGTTGCTCCATTTCTAGGTGAATTTGTTGAGTTTTGTTTATGAAGCAAGTTGTTGCCGGATATAAGATTGGGTTGGTGACAATATAACGGTGTATTCATTTGAGAAATTGACATTACTCTGTAGTATAATAAGCTACTCCTACTTGGTTTGTAATTGTTTACTCTGTTCAACAATATTTTACCTCTGCATTTCCTCGAAAGTTGGTCAATATCCACTTGTATCCTTTGGCCTGGTTCAATTTATATAGCCCAACCTAGTATGCAGAAAGTGTataatgtttaggcttaaataTTTACACAATATCAATCATGTTTTATTGGCATgtctttttccttaaaaaaaaatatggcatAACTCTCGCAAGTAAATGCTGCCAATTGGGATGTATATAGAGATAG contains these protein-coding regions:
- the LOC127773113 gene encoding uncharacterized protein LOC127773113 yields the protein MAMLLRRPLRALTLPLLRPHLSTAAAAEVFPADHHPDLLSPPFGYLPGHPRPDAKHDELILAVPRASPGRHVAAKERKAGRVPAIVFEQENGQEGGNKRLVSVQSKQIRKLVDHLGRSFFLSRLFRLQVWSEHAGQGELIESVRVLPRKVHLHAGTDEPLNVTFMRAPSSALLKIDVPLMFIGDDASPGLRKGAYFNTIKRTVKYLCPADIVPPYIEVDLSELDVGQKLLMRDLKVHPALKLLQSPEQPICSIIGSRAPEQKKSK